One genomic region from Candidatus Cloacimonadota bacterium encodes:
- a CDS encoding tetratricopeptide repeat protein, whose translation MKNCYRYLIILFVIFFNDFAFAGPEMDSLKKILSSESGDDGIVHMTTFFRNLRNEDPQKCLECENLALSIVKEFDENSSIKGHIYKNMGLTYVELCDYQKAIKFDILALEIFKGMADKKETAKMYNNLGIAYKKFSKFDKALECYNISFDLKKKIGKEQDLITNYINIAALYIKLGKFDNSMELLEIAEIIAKKYHSKHKYLIPIYIGLANIMKAQSRYEDAISYSIRALSLADSLGQDKNIAIVRNNIANLNKELEYYDHAMEYYEMALEKFVELGDKRHSAGVIYNIANIYRHNKEYTKAMESFNEALQCSRELGDKHFTAIVLHNMGVCKNYQNKKKEALDYYFQSLAIMQKFNLRTILATNLKNIGSVYSDLGNYNKALEYLNWSLKIADELDLRDVKKEGYKLLSNLFSKKEQFQEAWDFQKKYIAVKDSILDEDKVKQISEIQTKYETEKKEKEIAILKHEKEIQKINLEKGKLRRRIYFLFAIVLFFIVIIIFYFYRIKRKLSEKLENDVNQRTKELASSNKNLREEIIERQKIESRLRISERISFLGELAGGIAHKIRSPLTVIKSSAQFCRMKFGQDEQELSEMLQTIADSTDKADEIIVSLLQFANPDNNPKKEEEIINVLEKICKLTAGLRSNNNIVLVKKISNDIPAIKFDTNQMEILFMNLIINAISSMGDFGTLTVTAKYENHEIVMSIQDTGEGIPPENLSRIFESFFTTKEKGTGLGLSLAQEIVESNGGKINVLSEVGTGTVFNIVFPVSQINESEV comes from the coding sequence TTGAAAAATTGTTATCGTTATTTGATTATTTTATTTGTCATATTTTTTAATGACTTTGCTTTTGCAGGTCCCGAAATGGATAGTCTGAAAAAAATATTAAGCTCTGAATCAGGAGATGATGGAATTGTCCACATGACAACTTTTTTCAGAAATCTTAGAAATGAAGATCCGCAAAAGTGTCTCGAATGCGAAAATTTAGCATTATCAATTGTAAAAGAATTCGATGAAAATTCATCAATTAAAGGTCATATATATAAAAACATGGGGCTCACATACGTAGAACTTTGTGATTATCAGAAAGCAATTAAATTCGATATTTTGGCTTTAGAAATATTTAAAGGAATGGCTGACAAAAAAGAAACCGCCAAAATGTATAATAATCTTGGAATTGCCTATAAAAAATTTTCGAAATTTGATAAAGCTCTGGAATGCTATAATATATCTTTCGATTTGAAAAAAAAAATTGGAAAAGAGCAAGATCTTATTACAAATTATATAAATATTGCTGCATTATATATAAAGTTAGGTAAATTTGACAATTCAATGGAGCTCTTGGAAATTGCTGAAATAATTGCGAAAAAATATCATTCAAAACATAAATATTTGATTCCAATATATATAGGTTTGGCAAATATTATGAAAGCACAATCACGTTACGAAGATGCTATTAGTTATAGCATTAGAGCCTTATCTCTCGCAGATAGTCTGGGGCAGGATAAAAATATCGCAATTGTTCGGAATAATATCGCAAATTTAAATAAGGAATTAGAATATTATGACCATGCAATGGAATATTATGAAATGGCATTGGAAAAATTTGTAGAGCTTGGTGACAAAAGGCATTCTGCGGGTGTAATCTATAATATTGCAAATATTTATAGACATAACAAAGAATATACAAAAGCAATGGAATCTTTCAATGAGGCTTTGCAGTGCTCAAGAGAATTGGGGGATAAGCATTTTACAGCAATTGTTTTACATAACATGGGGGTTTGCAAAAATTATCAAAACAAAAAAAAAGAAGCATTAGACTATTATTTTCAATCGCTCGCTATTATGCAAAAATTCAATTTACGAACTATTCTTGCTACTAATCTGAAAAATATTGGTTCTGTTTATTCGGATTTGGGAAATTATAATAAGGCGCTTGAATATCTAAATTGGAGTTTAAAAATTGCCGACGAATTGGATCTTCGAGATGTGAAGAAAGAAGGCTATAAATTATTATCAAACTTATTTTCTAAGAAAGAACAATTTCAGGAAGCTTGGGATTTTCAAAAGAAGTATATTGCAGTAAAAGATAGCATTTTAGACGAAGATAAAGTTAAACAAATCAGTGAGATTCAAACAAAATACGAAACGGAAAAGAAAGAAAAAGAAATTGCAATTCTCAAACATGAAAAAGAAATCCAAAAAATAAATTTAGAAAAGGGAAAATTAAGACGCCGAATATATTTTCTATTTGCAATCGTACTTTTTTTTATTGTCATAATTATATTTTATTTTTATCGCATCAAGCGCAAATTATCCGAAAAATTGGAAAACGATGTTAACCAGCGTACGAAAGAATTGGCAAGTTCAAACAAGAATCTTCGCGAGGAAATTATCGAACGCCAAAAGATAGAATCTCGCCTGCGTATATCCGAAAGAATTTCCTTTCTTGGAGAACTGGCAGGTGGAATTGCTCATAAGATCAGGAGTCCATTAACTGTGATTAAATCATCTGCTCAATTCTGTAGGATGAAATTTGGGCAAGATGAACAGGAATTAAGTGAGATGTTGCAAACAATCGCAGATTCAACAGACAAAGCTGATGAAATCATTGTATCACTTTTGCAATTTGCAAATCCCGATAATAATCCCAAAAAAGAGGAAGAAATAATTAACGTATTAGAGAAGATTTGTAAATTGACCGCGGGATTGCGCTCGAATAATAATATTGTTTTGGTAAAAAAAATTTCCAACGATATTCCTGCAATTAAATTTGATACCAATCAGATGGAGATTCTTTTTATGAATCTTATTATTAATGCAATTTCATCAATGGGAGACTTCGGAACTTTGACTGTTACGGCAAAGTATGAGAATCATGAAATCGTGATGAGCATACAAGATACCGGAGAAGGGATTCCCCCGGAAAATTTATCCAGAATTTTTGAATCTTTCTTTACAACCAAAGAAAAGGGAACGGGTTTGGGACTGAGTTTGGCTCAGGAAATAGTGGAGTCTAATGGAGGGAAAATAAATGTATTAAGCGAAGTTGGGACTGGAACGGTTTTTAATATTGTGTTTCCGGTTTCACAAATAAACGAAAGTGAGGTTTAA
- a CDS encoding sigma-54 dependent transcriptional regulator — translation MNILIVDDEQDVRKILAKVVENVGYDVSVAESGKEAIEKIGNNQIDIVLLDYKLPDINGFEVLKKILQLKIHPEVIMITGHGNVRHSVEAMKIGAADYLIKPIDNEELAVVIAKCVKTINLNKEIWDLRNTVNQKISIREMMGESREITKVLETVDLIADKNITILLQGNTGTGKGMIAKLIHQRSSLKNKPFIPIDLGAIPESLFESELFGYEKGAFTGAASRRIGKIEHAHGGTLFLDEINNLPLSLQKKFLRAIEEREIQRLGSNKTIKINTRIIVASNKELTKLIDKGKFREDLFFRLQEFMIEIPDLVQRKDDIPILTDYFIKEANADFNLSIQGVSRKLMGVLLSYPWPGNVRELKNVIRRAALLCGEKILQENDIDLLSIGNPGKAIDFFYMGELSEKSLPEILKQKEKTIIQAIIKHVNGNISEAAKLAGIPKWTFYRKVNNLGIE, via the coding sequence ATGAACATTCTTATTGTTGACGACGAGCAAGATGTTCGAAAAATTTTGGCGAAAGTGGTTGAGAATGTTGGATACGATGTATCTGTTGCAGAAAGTGGAAAAGAAGCAATTGAGAAAATCGGGAATAATCAAATTGATATTGTTTTACTTGATTATAAGTTGCCGGATATTAACGGATTTGAGGTATTAAAGAAAATTTTACAACTGAAAATTCATCCCGAAGTTATTATGATTACCGGGCATGGAAATGTAAGACATTCTGTTGAAGCTATGAAAATCGGGGCAGCTGATTATCTTATAAAACCAATTGATAATGAGGAGTTGGCAGTTGTAATTGCCAAGTGTGTTAAAACTATCAATTTGAATAAAGAAATTTGGGATTTACGGAATACAGTAAATCAAAAGATATCAATTAGAGAGATGATGGGCGAAAGCCGCGAAATAACAAAAGTGCTGGAAACAGTTGACCTTATCGCTGATAAAAATATAACTATATTATTGCAGGGAAACACAGGGACAGGAAAGGGGATGATAGCCAAACTGATTCATCAAAGAAGTTCTCTAAAGAACAAACCTTTTATTCCCATTGATTTGGGAGCTATACCTGAATCCCTTTTTGAATCTGAACTATTCGGGTACGAGAAGGGAGCATTTACCGGAGCAGCATCAAGAAGAATCGGGAAAATTGAACATGCACATGGTGGAACATTATTTCTGGATGAAATAAATAATTTGCCACTTAGTCTCCAGAAAAAATTTCTCAGGGCTATTGAGGAACGGGAAATTCAAAGACTTGGCAGTAATAAGACTATCAAAATTAATACACGAATAATCGTTGCATCAAATAAGGAACTTACAAAACTGATTGATAAAGGAAAATTTCGTGAAGATCTTTTCTTTCGTTTACAAGAATTTATGATAGAAATTCCGGATCTCGTTCAAAGAAAAGACGACATACCTATCCTTACGGATTATTTTATCAAAGAGGCAAATGCAGATTTCAATCTTTCAATTCAGGGAGTTTCCCGTAAATTAATGGGGGTTCTTCTGAGTTATCCTTGGCCCGGAAATGTTAGGGAGCTAAAAAATGTTATCAGACGGGCAGCCCTTCTTTGTGGTGAAAAAATTTTACAAGAAAATGACATTGACCTTTTGTCAATAGGAAATCCTGGAAAGGCAATTGATTTTTTCTATATGGGTGAGTTGTCCGAAAAATCTTTACCGGAGATTTTAAAACAAAAGGAAAAAACAATTATTCAAGCAATTATAAAACATGTTAATGGAAACATATCTGAGGCAGCAAAATTGGCGGGGATTCCCAAATGGACATTTTATAGAAAAGTAAATAATTTAGGAATTGAATAA
- a CDS encoding response regulator: MKKIIIVDDDENICIILSKLLEEVGYQTEYTFSGKKGLQLINENKYDFLIVDYKLDDISGLEILESFNRYHPTKGSIMISGYADEKTKLKAEKFNTLLFDKPFNNYDLISTVNSLI, encoded by the coding sequence ATGAAAAAGATCATTATTGTAGATGATGACGAAAATATCTGTATCATTCTTTCAAAACTGTTGGAAGAAGTTGGATATCAAACGGAATATACTTTCTCCGGTAAAAAGGGGCTTCAGCTTATAAATGAAAACAAATACGATTTCCTCATTGTAGATTATAAACTGGATGATATATCCGGTTTGGAGATTCTGGAATCGTTTAACAGATATCACCCTACTAAAGGTTCGATAATGATTTCCGGCTATGCTGATGAAAAAACAAAATTAAAAGCAGAAAAATTTAACACTCTTCTCTTTGATAAACCGTTCAACAACTATGATCTGATTTCAACAGTCAATTCGTTAATTTGA
- a CDS encoding M3 family metallopeptidase codes for MKNIKNNPFLQPRENKYDAIPFDKIKTEDYMPTFEYALELAKANIEKIKSNKSKANFENTILAFETSGELLDEVSSTYFNLYSVESDDKFKALAQQISPMLSAFKNDIMTDANLFRRIKKVYDSRNDMVLTTERMRLVEKFYHDFERNGALLDKEGKLKLRNIETELSKLGPQFSQNLLKATNSFKLHITDENELIGLPDSAKEAAAFTAKQNGKDEGWMFTLQSPSLTPIFKYAKNRELRKKLYMKFRSRAFKGEFDNRQILKKIADLQYNRSKLLGYENLAEYKLEERMAKDTTEVKEFLDSIYSVAINPAKNELNELKKLALEMDGISNLYPWDVSYYSEKLKKKKFDYDEEELRPYFKFENVVKGLFEVATKLYGLQFNSIDNIPVYHPDVQVYKVNDENKIYIGLLYVDLFPRETKNGGAWMTNYRSQGLSKGKIRRPHVSINANFTPTTDKSPSLLRLGEVETLFHEFGHALHSLLSECEFTTLASPNVFWDFVELPSQVMENWVKEKETLDLFARHYQTGKKIPELLIKKVKAVENFNKGMANITQLTYGFLDMAWFADNPLKIKDVEKFEKEVTEKTRILPEIENTNISCSFAHIFGGGYSAGYYSYKWAELLDADAFEYFKKNGIFNKEIAKSFRENILARGNSEHPMKLYMKFRGKKPDPDAMFRRDGLK; via the coding sequence ATGAAGAATATCAAGAACAATCCATTTTTACAACCCCGTGAAAACAAGTATGATGCAATCCCTTTTGACAAAATAAAAACTGAAGATTACATGCCTACTTTTGAATACGCTTTGGAACTGGCAAAAGCCAATATTGAAAAAATAAAAAGCAATAAATCAAAGGCAAATTTTGAAAACACTATTTTAGCTTTTGAAACAAGCGGAGAACTCTTGGATGAAGTCTCAAGTACATATTTCAACCTCTATTCTGTGGAATCAGACGATAAATTTAAGGCTCTCGCCCAGCAAATTTCACCAATGCTTTCAGCCTTTAAAAACGATATTATGACTGACGCAAATCTATTCCGAAGGATTAAAAAAGTCTATGATTCAAGAAATGATATGGTTTTAACCACAGAACGGATGAGATTGGTTGAAAAATTTTATCATGATTTTGAGCGAAATGGTGCTTTATTGGATAAAGAAGGTAAACTTAAATTGCGAAATATCGAAACAGAACTTTCTAAATTGGGACCACAATTTTCTCAAAATTTACTGAAAGCTACAAATTCTTTCAAACTACACATTACCGATGAAAATGAATTGATTGGTTTACCTGATTCCGCAAAGGAAGCTGCTGCTTTTACGGCAAAGCAAAACGGAAAAGATGAAGGTTGGATGTTTACTTTACAATCTCCCAGTCTGACTCCAATCTTTAAATATGCAAAAAATCGAGAATTGAGAAAAAAACTTTACATGAAATTCCGATCCAGAGCATTTAAAGGCGAGTTTGATAACCGTCAAATTTTAAAAAAAATTGCTGATTTACAATATAATAGGTCAAAATTATTAGGGTACGAAAATCTTGCCGAATATAAACTTGAAGAAAGAATGGCAAAAGATACCACGGAAGTGAAGGAATTCCTTGATAGTATCTATTCTGTTGCAATTAATCCGGCAAAAAATGAATTAAATGAATTAAAAAAACTCGCTTTGGAAATGGATGGAATTAGTAACCTTTATCCGTGGGATGTAAGCTATTATTCGGAGAAACTCAAGAAGAAAAAATTTGATTACGATGAAGAAGAACTGCGCCCCTATTTCAAATTTGAAAATGTTGTTAAAGGTCTGTTTGAAGTAGCTACTAAATTATATGGGCTTCAATTTAACTCGATTGACAATATACCCGTTTATCACCCAGACGTCCAAGTGTACAAAGTTAATGACGAAAACAAAATATATATCGGACTCCTTTATGTTGACTTGTTTCCCCGTGAAACAAAAAATGGCGGAGCATGGATGACAAATTATAGATCGCAGGGATTGAGCAAGGGAAAGATTCGCAGACCACATGTTTCCATAAATGCTAATTTCACGCCCACAACCGACAAATCACCTTCGCTTTTAAGATTGGGAGAAGTTGAAACTCTTTTCCACGAATTCGGACACGCCTTGCATTCCCTTCTTTCCGAATGTGAATTCACAACCTTAGCGAGTCCAAATGTTTTCTGGGATTTTGTAGAATTACCTTCTCAAGTTATGGAAAATTGGGTAAAGGAAAAAGAAACCCTTGATTTGTTCGCACGGCATTATCAAACCGGAAAAAAAATTCCCGAACTGCTTATTAAAAAAGTGAAAGCAGTTGAGAATTTCAACAAAGGTATGGCTAATATAACTCAACTCACTTATGGTTTTCTTGATATGGCTTGGTTCGCAGATAATCCACTTAAGATCAAGGATGTGGAAAAATTTGAGAAAGAAGTAACGGAAAAAACTCGAATCCTGCCAGAGATCGAAAACACAAATATTTCCTGTAGTTTTGCTCATATATTCGGAGGTGGATATTCTGCAGGTTATTATTCATACAAATGGGCAGAACTATTGGACGCAGACGCTTTCGAATATTTTAAGAAAAATGGGATTTTCAATAAAGAAATTGCAAAATCGTTTCGAGAAAATATTCTTGCCCGTGGTAACTCCGAACATCCAATGAAATTGTATATGAAATTTCGTGGAAAAAAACCTGATCCGGATGCGATGTTTCGCCGAGATGGCTTAAAATAA
- a CDS encoding hemolysin family protein: MISVIIIAIFFIGCAFFSGAEIGLISLDKYKLKRDSLKNRKSKRLYDFITDPDKILGTTLIGTNISIVIVSSVFTAYVVNKLKILNETSASLLLAGVLLIVSEIIPKMYFKRTADKSIPKLFFIIRFFALLFTPFIWLFAKLYSGFSKIIKISPKAEKKLFSKDDLSYLVREAQRSGDVNADEQGLIEEVLTSQDLKAKNIMIPRTNIFAVQKEAILKDVIELSRNEGFTRIPVFDENIDHIIGLIVIHDLLNIKNVQEKIEKYIRKAYFIPEVMKVTNLLKKLQEEKTPIAIVVDEYGGTAGLVSVEDIIEELVGEIEDEYDVVGKDIYKIKQDTYLINAEIEIEQIIDEINIDIPEGDYETLAGFLISKFERIPNKDDEIKIKNYKFSIKQVTSKKIEKVLLTIKNASK, from the coding sequence ATGATTAGTGTAATCATTATTGCCATCTTCTTTATCGGATGTGCGTTTTTTTCCGGTGCAGAAATAGGCTTGATTTCTCTGGACAAATATAAATTAAAAAGAGACTCTCTAAAAAATCGCAAGTCTAAAAGATTATACGATTTTATCACTGATCCTGATAAAATTCTTGGTACTACACTGATCGGGACAAACATTTCAATTGTTATTGTATCATCCGTATTTACCGCCTATGTAGTAAATAAACTCAAAATTCTAAATGAGACTTCTGCCAGTTTGTTATTAGCCGGTGTTTTGCTGATCGTTTCCGAAATCATACCCAAAATGTATTTTAAAAGAACTGCAGATAAATCCATTCCGAAACTATTTTTTATAATTCGATTTTTTGCTTTGCTGTTTACACCTTTCATCTGGCTTTTTGCGAAATTATACTCCGGTTTTTCAAAAATCATAAAGATTTCACCTAAGGCAGAAAAAAAACTTTTCTCTAAAGATGATCTTTCATATCTTGTTAGAGAAGCTCAAAGAAGTGGAGATGTTAATGCAGATGAGCAGGGTCTGATTGAAGAAGTGTTGACTTCCCAAGATTTAAAAGCAAAAAATATTATGATTCCACGAACAAATATTTTTGCTGTCCAGAAAGAAGCAATTTTGAAAGATGTCATTGAACTTTCACGAAATGAAGGATTTACTCGAATACCCGTTTTCGACGAAAACATTGATCATATCATCGGTCTTATTGTAATTCACGATTTACTGAATATCAAAAACGTGCAAGAGAAAATTGAGAAATATATCAGAAAAGCGTATTTCATTCCAGAAGTTATGAAGGTTACGAACCTTTTAAAAAAATTGCAAGAGGAAAAAACACCTATCGCGATTGTCGTAGATGAATATGGTGGAACTGCCGGGCTGGTATCAGTTGAAGATATCATCGAAGAATTAGTCGGTGAAATTGAGGACGAGTATGATGTGGTGGGCAAAGATATTTATAAAATCAAACAAGATACATATCTTATCAATGCTGAAATAGAAATTGAGCAAATTATTGATGAAATTAATATTGACATTCCTGAAGGCGATTATGAAACATTAGCTGGATTTCTTATCTCCAAATTCGAGAGAATTCCAAATAAAGATGATGAAATCAAAATTAAAAACTATAAATTTTCGATAAAACAGGTTACAAGTAAAAAAATCGAAAAAGTTCTGCTAACAATAAAAAATGCATCGAAATAA
- the prfA gene encoding peptide chain release factor 1 — translation MKIENKIAHLTAEYEELKEKISDPKIINQQNLYIDLTVRFKEISEILELHHNMVQTKQTITENTDALSHETDEEMIDLYKEENEKLDKEFDKLFLQIKLLLLPKDKNDEKNAIMEIRAGTGGDEAALFTADLYKMYSAFIEKKGWKIDMMNSNPTGIGGFKEIAFEITGKDVFGTLKYESGVHRVQRVPETESSGRIHTSASSVVVLPEAEEVDIQINDKDLKIDVYRSSGPGGQSVNTTDSAVRVTHIPSGLVVTCQDEKSQHKNKKKAIKVLRSRLLDQEIRMQQKDRSNKRKSMVGSGDRSAKIRTYNFPQSRVTDHRIKFTTHNLEAIMNGEIQELIDKLHFEVQKEFFEDK, via the coding sequence ATGAAAATTGAAAATAAAATCGCTCACTTAACCGCTGAATACGAAGAACTAAAAGAAAAAATATCTGACCCAAAAATTATAAATCAACAAAATTTATATATAGATTTAACTGTTAGATTTAAAGAAATTTCCGAAATTCTGGAATTGCATCACAATATGGTTCAAACCAAACAAACAATTACAGAAAACACCGATGCCTTATCGCATGAAACAGATGAGGAAATGATTGATCTTTACAAAGAGGAGAATGAGAAACTCGACAAAGAATTTGATAAATTATTTCTTCAAATCAAGCTTCTCCTACTCCCGAAAGATAAAAATGATGAAAAAAATGCAATAATGGAAATCCGTGCTGGAACCGGTGGAGATGAGGCTGCTTTATTTACAGCTGATTTATACAAAATGTATTCCGCTTTCATTGAGAAAAAAGGTTGGAAAATCGATATGATGAATTCCAATCCAACCGGCATAGGTGGTTTCAAGGAGATTGCTTTTGAAATAACAGGTAAAGATGTATTCGGAACATTAAAATATGAAAGTGGAGTTCATCGTGTCCAACGTGTTCCGGAAACCGAATCATCAGGCAGGATACACACTTCCGCTTCTTCCGTAGTCGTTTTGCCGGAAGCTGAAGAAGTGGATATTCAAATCAATGATAAAGATCTTAAAATAGATGTTTATCGTTCGTCCGGACCCGGTGGACAAAGTGTAAACACAACCGATTCCGCTGTTCGTGTTACCCATATCCCAAGCGGTTTGGTCGTAACCTGTCAGGATGAAAAATCTCAACATAAAAACAAGAAAAAAGCTATCAAAGTCTTACGTTCCCGATTATTGGATCAAGAAATACGTATGCAACAAAAAGACCGCTCAAATAAGAGAAAATCAATGGTTGGTTCCGGAGATCGCAGTGCAAAGATTCGTACCTACAATTTTCCTCAATCCAGAGTAACAGACCACAGAATAAAATTTACTACCCACAATTTAGAAGCCATAATGAACGGCGAAATTCAGGAGCTAATTGACAAGTTACATTTTGAGGTGCAAAAAGAATTCTTTGAAGACAAATGA
- a CDS encoding DUF1385 domain-containing protein → MENKNPQIAVGGQAVIEGVMMRGPQSIATAIRKKDNSILIKKEKFISLTKRNKFFGFPVIRGFVSLIEMMIIGFKTLSFSAEEAIKDEEKSKDEEPEKKKTKKFDKLYEIFSYVFAFGLAFLFFVFLPYRIAYWLDIEKTNFLFNIVKGLIQISFFVFYIFAISFLKDVRRLFEFHGAEHKSVFAYESNPDFTLEDTKIFSTFHPRCGTSFIFIVLLIAILVFSVFDTLLSAIFNLTLPLFTRIFLHLLLMPIISGISYEILKFSGKNTNHWLVKIFSSPGLALQRITTKEPDEKQLEVAICALHSALDMPILSQNISYVDKNEN, encoded by the coding sequence ATGGAAAATAAAAATCCTCAAATAGCCGTGGGCGGTCAAGCTGTGATAGAAGGAGTGATGATGCGGGGACCACAAAGCATCGCAACTGCCATAAGAAAAAAAGATAACAGTATTCTCATCAAAAAAGAAAAATTTATTTCTTTAACAAAAAGGAATAAATTCTTTGGTTTTCCCGTAATAAGAGGTTTTGTTTCTCTCATTGAAATGATGATTATCGGATTTAAAACACTCAGCTTTTCTGCGGAAGAAGCCATTAAGGATGAGGAAAAAAGCAAAGACGAGGAACCAGAGAAGAAAAAAACCAAAAAATTTGATAAACTTTATGAGATTTTTTCATACGTTTTTGCTTTTGGTTTAGCATTCTTGTTTTTCGTTTTCCTCCCCTATCGAATAGCATATTGGTTAGATATTGAAAAAACAAATTTTCTTTTTAATATCGTTAAAGGGCTAATTCAAATTTCTTTTTTTGTTTTCTACATATTTGCTATTAGCTTTTTAAAAGATGTGAGAAGGCTATTTGAATTCCACGGAGCAGAACATAAATCCGTTTTTGCCTATGAATCCAATCCCGATTTCACCCTCGAGGACACAAAAATCTTCTCAACTTTTCACCCCCGATGTGGAACAAGCTTTATTTTTATCGTTCTACTTATTGCCATTTTAGTTTTTTCGGTTTTTGATACTCTATTATCCGCAATATTTAATTTAACCTTACCTTTATTTACGAGGATATTTCTTCATCTTCTTCTAATGCCAATAATCTCAGGAATATCTTACGAAATTTTAAAATTTTCCGGCAAGAACACTAATCATTGGTTAGTAAAAATATTCTCCTCTCCCGGTTTGGCTTTGCAAAGAATTACTACAAAAGAACCTGATGAAAAACAATTGGAAGTTGCGATCTGCGCTTTACATTCTGCCCTTGATATGCCAATTCTCTCCCAAAATATCAGTTACGTGGATAAAAATGAAAATTGA
- the rpmE gene encoding 50S ribosomal protein L31: MKNKIHPKYHKCIVKCACGNTFEISSTLSEIEVEICSECHPFYTGKKKLIDAGGRIDKFKKKYSKFQTSN, translated from the coding sequence ATGAAGAATAAAATTCATCCAAAATACCATAAATGTATCGTGAAATGTGCATGCGGAAACACATTTGAAATATCTTCAACTTTGTCTGAGATTGAAGTTGAAATTTGTTCCGAGTGTCATCCCTTTTATACTGGAAAGAAGAAACTCATTGATGCTGGTGGAAGAATTGATAAATTTAAGAAGAAATATTCAAAATTTCAGACAAGCAACTGA
- the dnaN gene encoding DNA polymerase III subunit beta has protein sequence MKFVIKKDQILPKVQFVNSIVPVRNPLQILTNILFIVDAETNSIKLVSTDLEVSGVSEMSGEVEESGTIAVPAREITEIIRSLPEADIHFFTENNILRIKCLHIDYKLIFANPEDFPEIPERNWDNSFEIDSALFSRMILKTSFAVSREIGRPAFTGVLWELENETQRMVATDGRRLGKVETALSLDIAERKIIIPIKGLNLIKSIIEEKKPILKIIPEESGISFKYDSYKIFSRLIESKYPDYNAVIPYNNSKNVEVDREALINAVKRVALLATEDNYKIIFNFSKNHIVIHCEDIEKGAAKEVIETTAQIENFTIGFNYKYMLEILQLISSSKVLIKLENELDPALFFDTEHSEKITEKTLLLLMPLRIATD, from the coding sequence ATGAAGTTTGTCATAAAAAAAGATCAAATTTTGCCAAAAGTTCAATTTGTAAACAGTATTGTTCCTGTAAGAAATCCATTACAAATTCTAACCAATATCTTGTTTATAGTGGATGCGGAAACTAATTCCATAAAATTAGTTTCAACAGATCTGGAAGTATCTGGTGTTTCAGAAATGAGCGGTGAAGTTGAAGAAAGTGGCACAATCGCCGTACCTGCAAGAGAAATCACGGAAATTATCCGGTCTCTTCCGGAAGCAGACATCCACTTCTTTACAGAAAATAATATACTAAGAATAAAATGCTTACACATAGATTATAAATTGATTTTTGCTAATCCTGAAGATTTTCCTGAAATTCCCGAACGCAATTGGGATAATAGCTTTGAAATTGATTCTGCTCTTTTCTCCAGAATGATTCTAAAAACATCTTTTGCAGTTTCCAGAGAAATAGGACGTCCGGCTTTCACGGGTGTTCTTTGGGAATTAGAAAACGAAACTCAAAGAATGGTTGCTACTGACGGAAGAAGATTGGGTAAAGTTGAAACCGCTCTTTCACTTGATATTGCAGAAAGAAAAATTATAATTCCCATCAAAGGTCTGAATCTTATCAAAAGTATAATTGAAGAAAAAAAACCAATTTTAAAAATCATCCCCGAAGAAAGTGGCATAAGTTTCAAATACGACTCCTATAAAATTTTTTCCAGATTGATAGAATCAAAATACCCCGATTATAATGCCGTTATCCCGTATAACAACTCGAAAAATGTAGAAGTGGATCGCGAAGCACTTATCAATGCGGTAAAACGCGTTGCTTTACTTGCCACAGAGGATAATTATAAAATTATCTTTAATTTTTCGAAAAACCACATTGTTATTCATTGTGAAGATATTGAAAAGGGTGCTGCAAAAGAAGTAATCGAAACTACCGCACAAATTGAGAATTTCACAATTGGCTTCAATTATAAATATATGTTAGAAATTCTGCAATTAATTTCAAGTAGCAAAGTTCTTATTAAACTTGAAAACGAGCTCGATCCAGCTCTCTTTTTTGATACTGAGCATTCTGAAAAAATTACAGAAAAAACTTTACTGCTCCTAATGCCTCTTCGTATTGCTACTGACTAA